The following proteins are co-located in the Microbacterium immunditiarum genome:
- a CDS encoding DUF7218 family protein, whose amino-acid sequence MPRGRGSNLKDRDMYEELRKDGASKEKAARISNAAAGQGRKKMGSKGGSAKDYDDRTVPELRKRAKELGLKGYSGKKKSELVSMLRNH is encoded by the coding sequence ATGCCCCGAGGACGCGGATCGAATCTCAAGGATCGCGACATGTACGAGGAGCTCCGCAAGGACGGCGCCTCGAAGGAGAAGGCCGCGCGCATCTCGAATGCGGCCGCCGGCCAGGGCCGCAAGAAGATGGGCAGCAAGGGCGGCAGCGCCAAGGATTACGACGACCGGACCGTTCCCGAGCTGCGCAAGCGCGCGAAGGAGCTCGGCCTGAAGGGATACTCGGGCAAGAAGAAGTCCGAGCTCGTCTCGATGCTGCGCAACCACTGA